In Nocardioides sp. InS609-2, a single genomic region encodes these proteins:
- the infB gene encoding translation initiation factor IF-2, producing the protein MAKTRVHELAKEFNVESKFVLEKLKEMGEFVKSASSTVEPPVEMRFKKQYGDELKASAASAPAAPAAEPAKPAATKAPAKKAEPTPEAETPVEAPAAALTETPAAAPADVATSGAPSAPRPGPKPGPKAAPVAEPTPEAPAAEVAEAPAPETPATEGTDGTDGAAPKTPAPRPVGKPGGTPRPGNNPFAPSQGMGRRPAAPPVAPAAGDDQRPPRPPAQREGAAPARPGMPRPNPAMMPKSPAAFGGGPGGRAPAGRGGPGGAPGRGGPGGAPGRGGPGGAPGRGGPGGAPGGAPGRPGGFGPSGGGRPGGGRPGQRGQTQGAFGRPGGPSRRGRKSKRARRQEFEAMQAPTIGGVRVRKGDGETIKLARGSSLTDFADKIGVDAAALVQMLFSLGEMVTATESVNDETFELLGEELNYVVEVVSPEDEDRELLESFDIDFGTDEGEEGDLAIRPPVVTVMGHVDHGKTKLLDALRDANVVDKEAGGITQHIGAYQVRTDVDGTERRITFIDTPGHEAFTAMRARGAQATDIAILVVAADDGVMPQTVEALNHAKAAGVPIVVAVNKIDKEDADPTKVRGQLTEYGLIPEEYGGDAMFVDVSAKAGLNLDKLLEAVVLTADASLDLRANPDQDAQGLVIEGHLDRGRGPVATVLVQRGTLRVGDSIVAGAGYGRVRAMLDEHGDNITEADPSRPAMVLGLTAVPGAGQTFIVVDDDRMARQIAEKREARERAAMQAKRRVRRTLEDFMASMEKGESQELNLILKGDVSGSVEALEDSLAQIDVGEEVSLRVIDRGVGAITETNVDLAAASDAIIIGFNVRPQGKAGQMADKEGVEIRYYSVIYQAIEEIEAALKGMLKPEYEESTLGQAEIREIFRSSKSGNIAGCMVTTGVIRRNAKVRVLRDGAVVADNLDLSSLRREKDDASEVREGFECGLVLKNFQDIKIGDFVESFEMREIPRA; encoded by the coding sequence GTGGCCAAGACCCGAGTCCACGAACTCGCCAAAGAGTTCAACGTCGAGAGCAAGTTCGTTCTCGAGAAGCTCAAGGAGATGGGGGAGTTCGTCAAGTCGGCATCGTCGACGGTCGAACCTCCCGTCGAGATGCGCTTCAAGAAGCAGTACGGCGACGAGCTGAAGGCCTCCGCGGCCTCGGCCCCGGCCGCCCCCGCCGCGGAGCCCGCCAAGCCCGCGGCCACCAAGGCGCCGGCCAAGAAGGCCGAGCCCACCCCCGAGGCCGAGACCCCCGTCGAGGCACCTGCCGCGGCGCTCACCGAGACTCCTGCCGCAGCCCCGGCTGACGTCGCCACGAGCGGCGCACCGTCCGCGCCGCGCCCCGGTCCGAAGCCCGGCCCGAAGGCAGCGCCGGTCGCTGAGCCCACCCCGGAGGCCCCGGCCGCCGAGGTCGCCGAGGCCCCGGCTCCGGAGACCCCCGCAACCGAAGGCACCGACGGCACCGACGGTGCCGCGCCGAAGACGCCGGCCCCGCGTCCGGTCGGCAAGCCCGGTGGCACCCCGCGCCCCGGCAACAACCCGTTCGCGCCCAGCCAGGGCATGGGTCGCCGTCCGGCGGCTCCGCCCGTTGCTCCGGCAGCCGGCGACGACCAGCGTCCGCCGCGCCCGCCGGCGCAGCGTGAGGGCGCTGCCCCGGCCCGCCCGGGCATGCCGCGCCCCAACCCGGCGATGATGCCCAAGTCCCCAGCCGCCTTCGGTGGCGGCCCCGGCGGGCGTGCGCCTGCCGGCCGCGGCGGCCCTGGCGGTGCTCCCGGTCGCGGTGGCCCCGGTGGTGCTCCCGGTCGCGGTGGCCCCGGTGGTGCTCCCGGTCGCGGTGGCCCCGGCGGCGCCCCCGGTGGTGCTCCCGGTCGTCCCGGCGGCTTCGGCCCCAGCGGTGGCGGTCGCCCCGGTGGCGGTCGTCCCGGCCAGCGTGGCCAGACCCAGGGCGCCTTCGGTCGCCCCGGTGGCCCGTCGCGTCGAGGACGCAAGTCGAAGCGTGCCCGTCGTCAGGAGTTCGAGGCCATGCAGGCCCCGACGATCGGTGGCGTGCGTGTCCGCAAGGGCGACGGCGAGACGATCAAGCTGGCTCGTGGCTCGTCCCTGACCGACTTCGCCGACAAGATCGGCGTCGACGCGGCTGCCCTGGTCCAGATGCTGTTCAGCCTGGGCGAGATGGTGACCGCGACCGAGTCGGTCAACGACGAGACGTTCGAGCTGCTCGGCGAGGAGCTCAACTACGTCGTCGAGGTCGTCTCCCCGGAGGACGAGGACCGCGAGCTGCTCGAGTCGTTCGACATCGACTTCGGCACCGACGAGGGCGAAGAGGGTGACCTGGCCATCAGGCCCCCGGTCGTCACCGTCATGGGTCACGTCGACCACGGAAAGACCAAGCTCCTCGACGCGCTGCGTGACGCCAACGTGGTCGACAAGGAAGCCGGCGGCATCACCCAGCACATCGGTGCCTACCAGGTCCGCACCGACGTCGACGGCACCGAACGTCGCATCACCTTCATCGACACCCCGGGTCACGAGGCGTTCACCGCCATGCGTGCGCGTGGTGCACAGGCGACCGACATCGCGATCCTCGTGGTGGCGGCCGACGACGGTGTGATGCCGCAGACCGTCGAGGCGTTGAACCACGCCAAGGCGGCCGGTGTGCCGATCGTGGTCGCGGTCAACAAGATCGACAAGGAAGACGCCGACCCGACCAAGGTGCGCGGTCAGCTGACCGAGTACGGCCTCATCCCCGAGGAGTACGGCGGCGACGCGATGTTCGTCGACGTCTCGGCCAAGGCCGGGCTCAACCTCGACAAGCTGCTCGAGGCCGTCGTACTGACCGCCGACGCGTCGCTCGACCTGCGGGCCAACCCCGACCAGGACGCCCAGGGTCTCGTCATCGAAGGCCACCTGGACCGCGGTCGCGGTCCGGTCGCCACGGTGCTGGTCCAGCGCGGCACCCTGCGCGTGGGTGACTCGATCGTCGCCGGTGCCGGCTACGGCCGGGTGCGCGCCATGCTCGACGAGCACGGCGACAACATCACCGAGGCCGACCCGTCGCGTCCGGCGATGGTCCTGGGTCTCACCGCCGTACCGGGTGCCGGCCAGACCTTCATCGTGGTCGACGACGACCGGATGGCTCGCCAGATCGCCGAGAAGCGTGAGGCCCGCGAGCGTGCAGCCATGCAGGCCAAGCGCCGCGTGCGTCGTACTCTCGAGGACTTCATGGCCTCCATGGAGAAGGGCGAGAGCCAGGAGCTCAACCTCATCCTCAAGGGCGACGTGTCCGGTTCGGTCGAGGCCCTCGAGGACTCGCTGGCCCAGATCGACGTCGGCGAAGAGGTCAGCCTCCGGGTCATCGACCGCGGTGTCGGTGCGATCACCGAGACCAACGTCGACCTCGCTGCCGCCTCCGACGCCATCATCATCGGCTTCAACGTCCGGCCTCAGGGCAAGGCGGGCCAGATGGCGGACAAGGAAGGTGTCGAGATTCGCTACTACTCGGTCATCTACCAGGCGATCGAGGAGATCGAGGCAGCACTCAAGGGCATGCTCAAGCCCGAGTACGAGGAGTCGACCCTGGGTCAGGCGGAGATCCGCGAGATCTTCCGCTCGTCCAAGTCCGGCAACATCGCGGGCTGCATGGTCACCACGGGTGTCATCCGCCGCAACGCCAAGGTGCGCGTGCTGCGTGATGGCGCGGTCGTGGCCGACAACCTCGACCTCTCGTCGCTGCGCCGCGAGAAGGACGACGCGTCGGAGGTCCGCGAGGGCTTCGAGTGTGGTCTGGTCCTGAAGAACTTCCAGGACATCAAGATCGGCGACTTCGTGGAGTCGTTCGAGATGCGCGAGATCCCGCGAGCATGA
- a CDS encoding YlxR family protein, whose product MVGTRNTPVRTCIGCRERAIKSELVRIVIGTDTVGQPAAVPDPAGTAPGRGAHLHPTIECFELAVRRRAFSRALRAREGLATTPVRDHLMSLPTVIDRPETGAGSS is encoded by the coding sequence GTGGTCGGCACCCGCAACACCCCTGTGCGTACGTGCATCGGATGTCGGGAGCGGGCCATCAAGAGCGAGTTGGTGCGCATCGTCATCGGCACGGACACGGTCGGGCAGCCGGCCGCCGTACCCGATCCGGCAGGCACCGCACCCGGTCGCGGAGCGCACCTGCACCCCACGATCGAGTGTTTCGAACTCGCGGTGCGACGGCGAGCATTCTCCCGGGCCCTCAGGGCGCGAGAGGGGCTGGCCACCACACCGGTGAGGGACCACCTCATGTCACTACCCACCGTGATCGACCGACCAGAAACTGGAGCAGGCAGCTCATGA
- a CDS encoding GNAT family N-acetyltransferase: protein MTTTAVVLRPVAENDRAAWERLFAGYRNFYKMPADPAVHATVWRWLHDPDHEVDGLVAELDGEIVGFTHYRRFTRPSEGDYATWLDDLFTTPQARGHGVARALIGAVTEIAAARGDRVVSWITASDNATARRVYDDLAVATRWVTYERAT from the coding sequence GTGACCACCACCGCTGTCGTCCTACGTCCCGTCGCCGAGAACGACCGCGCAGCCTGGGAGCGGCTGTTCGCCGGATATCGGAACTTCTACAAGATGCCGGCCGACCCCGCCGTGCACGCGACCGTGTGGCGGTGGCTGCACGATCCCGACCACGAGGTCGACGGACTCGTGGCCGAGCTCGACGGCGAGATCGTCGGCTTCACCCACTACCGCCGCTTCACCCGCCCGTCCGAGGGTGACTACGCCACCTGGCTCGACGACCTCTTCACGACCCCGCAGGCCCGCGGGCACGGAGTCGCCCGGGCACTCATCGGTGCCGTCACTGAGATCGCGGCTGCCCGCGGCGACCGGGTCGTGAGCTGGATCACCGCGAGCGACAACGCCACCGCCCGACGCGTGTACGACGACCTGGCCGTCGCCACCAGGTGGGTCACGTACGAGCGCGCCACCTGA
- the nusA gene encoding transcription termination factor NusA, which produces MDIDLSILRMLEREKEISFDVLVEAIEQALLTAYHKTPGAQEQARVVLDRKNGHVTVLAREAGEDGVKGPEFDDTPDGFGRIAATTAKQIMLQRLRDAEDDIRFGEFSGKEGDIISGVIQQGRNPDDVMVDLGKLEALLPLGERVPGENYDHGTRIKCIVVSVRKGMRGPQITLSRTHPNLVKKLFALEVPEIADGTVEIHAIAREAGHRTKIAVHTTAQGVNAKGACIGPMGQRVRNVMAELHGEKIDIVDWSEDPAEMVSHALSPARVTKVEIVDLAARSARVVVPDFQLSLAIGKEGQNARLAARLTGWRIDIRSDEAPDPE; this is translated from the coding sequence ATGGACATCGACCTGAGCATCCTGCGGATGCTCGAACGCGAGAAGGAGATCTCCTTCGACGTCCTCGTCGAGGCGATCGAGCAGGCCCTGCTCACGGCGTACCACAAGACGCCCGGAGCGCAGGAGCAGGCGCGAGTCGTGCTCGACCGCAAGAACGGCCACGTCACCGTGCTGGCCCGGGAGGCCGGCGAGGACGGCGTCAAGGGCCCGGAGTTCGACGACACCCCCGACGGGTTCGGCCGGATCGCCGCGACGACCGCCAAGCAGATCATGCTGCAGCGGCTGCGCGACGCCGAGGACGACATCAGGTTCGGCGAGTTCTCCGGCAAGGAGGGCGACATCATCTCCGGCGTCATCCAGCAGGGGCGCAACCCCGACGACGTCATGGTCGACCTCGGCAAGCTCGAGGCACTGCTGCCCCTCGGTGAGCGGGTGCCGGGCGAGAACTACGACCACGGCACGCGCATCAAGTGCATCGTCGTGTCGGTGCGCAAGGGCATGCGTGGTCCGCAGATCACCCTGTCGCGCACCCACCCCAACCTGGTGAAGAAGCTGTTCGCCCTCGAGGTGCCCGAGATCGCCGACGGCACCGTCGAGATCCACGCGATCGCCCGAGAGGCCGGCCACCGCACCAAGATCGCCGTCCACACCACCGCGCAGGGCGTCAACGCGAAGGGCGCCTGCATCGGGCCGATGGGCCAGCGGGTGCGCAACGTGATGGCCGAGCTGCACGGCGAGAAGATCGACATCGTCGACTGGTCCGAGGACCCCGCCGAGATGGTGTCGCACGCCCTGTCACCGGCCCGGGTGACGAAGGTCGAGATCGTCGACCTCGCCGCGCGGTCGGCGCGCGTCGTCGTACCCGACTTCCAGCTCTCCCTGGCCATCGGCAAGGAGGGCCAGAACGCCCGCCTCGCCGCCCGGCTCACCGGCTGGCGCATCGACATCCGCAGCGACGAGGCACCCGACCCGGAGTGA
- the rimP gene encoding ribosome maturation factor RimP gives MEAELRDPIAAIGLDVEAVDLSVAGKRRMLRVAVDQDGGVTLDDVADATREVSRVLDESDVMGEQPYTLEVTSRGVDRPLTMPRHWRRNADRLVKITLVEGGEFSGRILTSTETTATLDVEGAEREVAHADVAKALVQIEFNRKRSLPEAEETEEDDA, from the coding sequence ATCGAAGCGGAGCTCCGCGACCCCATCGCCGCCATCGGCCTCGATGTCGAGGCCGTCGACCTGTCCGTCGCCGGCAAGCGACGCATGTTGCGCGTGGCCGTCGACCAGGACGGTGGCGTCACGCTCGACGACGTCGCCGATGCCACTCGCGAGGTGTCACGGGTGCTCGACGAGTCCGACGTGATGGGCGAGCAGCCTTACACCCTCGAGGTCACCTCCCGAGGCGTCGACCGCCCGCTGACCATGCCGCGTCACTGGCGCCGCAACGCCGACCGGCTCGTGAAGATCACCCTCGTCGAGGGTGGCGAGTTCAGCGGCCGCATCCTGACGAGCACCGAGACCACGGCCACGCTCGACGTGGAGGGTGCCGAGCGCGAGGTCGCCCACGCCGACGTCGCGAAGGCTCTGGTGCAGATCGAGTTCAACCGCAAGCGAAGCTTGCCCGAAGCCGAAGAGACCGAAGAGGACGACGCCTGA